The Sesamum indicum cultivar Zhongzhi No. 13 linkage group LG6, S_indicum_v1.0, whole genome shotgun sequence genome has a segment encoding these proteins:
- the LOC105162974 gene encoding uncharacterized protein LOC105162974 — MTSLKPARGGYAYSCPHKISCPQKRHPGRTWFAASHSSRKSKLKSILYRKNLLTPGPPFMDLISSINKSPRSSLFHHIGDLDSISQSHQTNSYHVHPLLKQDQAMEEEEEEEYINSQKLDQWVRDSAVEIVHNLDEAPFLVHIYCNGNGTNGDGSTPKMRIKTVKEKAIADNWPMIQEKWRGGRGIPNGVILVEELTTPLGEPETSEEIVEKLDLNNQPCSSTKLWGILIQGKGKSCTACYLLKTSQVQCVAGLCTHFCLLRVECLVEHADIQLKKAWLQMG; from the exons ATGACATCTTTAAAGCCCGCCCGGGGGGGTTATGCTTATTCCTGTCCACATAAAATTAGCTGTCCACAAAAAAGACATCCAGGTCGCACTTGGTTTGCAGCGAGTCATTCTTCTCGCAAATCCAAACTCAAAAGTATTTTGTACAGGAAAAACCTTCTAACTCCCGGTCCGCCATTTATGGACCTCATTAGCTCAATCAACAAGTCCCCAAGATCATCTCTGTTTCATCATATCGGCGATCTTGATTCGATCTCCCAATCACACCAGACAAACAGTTACCACGTTCACCCTCTACTCAAGCAAGATCAGGCtatggaggaggaggaggaggaagaatatattaattctcaAAAACTTGATCAATGGGTCAGAGATTCTGCAGTTGAG ATTGTTCATAATCTTGATGAAGCCCCTTTTCTTGTCCACATCTACTGTAATGGCAACGGTACTAATGGAGACGGATCTACACCAAAGATGAGGATTAAAACGGTTAAAGAAAAGGCTATAGCAGATAACTGGCCCatgattcaagaaaaatggagAGGAGGACGCGGCATCCCAAATGGTGTTATCTTAGTGGAAGAACTTACGACTCCATTAGGTGAACCAGAAACCTCCGAagaaattgtagaaaaattggatttgaaTAATCAACCATGCTCTTCAACAAAATTGTGGGGGATACTCAtccaaggaaaaggaaaaagctGTACAGCCTGTTACCTTCTTAAGACTAGTCAGGTTCAGTGTGTCGCGGGATTATGCACGCATTTTTGTTTGTTGAGGGTTGAGTGTTTAGTAGAACATGCAGATATTCAACTTAAGAAGGCCTGGCTGCAAATGGGTTAA